The Chryseobacterium indologenes genomic sequence TTTTTTTGTGTCCTTGGTTTGCTGAGCCTGTAATCCCAATCCTAATACTACTGCTGTGATTGCTAAAAACTTTTTCATTTGATAAAATTTAAATTATTGATTTGTTTTTGGGTTGATTAACAATGCGAAATTAGAGTGCAGAATATCCTTGACTGAAAGTTTTACAAGTGAACCGTAGAAATTAAAATGCCAACCGTATTTTTGTATTGATTAAATGTAAAAGAACCGTTTTTATGGCTTCAAACTGCATAAACAGGCACTTTTCTTTTCATTTTTCGTATCATACGGTTCACCTGCCATTAATTACGGTTCACCCGATTTCTGAGTGGATAACCTTATTATATGACCTTATTTTGCTCCTGTAAAATTTAAAATCAAATGTTATGAATTACAGAAAAGGATATCTGGCACTTCCTCTGATAGCAGCAGCAATATTGTATTCCTGCGGTTCAGGAAATGCCCAGGAAAATTCCCAACAAATGCCTGCCTTACCTACCGATTTTATTCAGGTAAAGTCAGGTGATGAAGACGTTTCTACCGGATATCCGGGAAGCATAGAAGGGCAGGATAATGTAGAGATAAAAGCTCAGATCACAGGATATCTGGAAGCCGTGTATATCAAAGAAGGACAATATGTTACCAAGGGACAGACGTTGTTTAGAATTAACCCGTCGGTTTATAACGAACAGGTTAATACGAATCAGGCGGCTTTAAAAGCAGCATTGGCTGCTCAGGAAACGGCAAGACTGGAAGTCGAAAAATTAAAACCGCTGGTAGAAGGAAAAGTAGTTTCCGATATGCAGCTAAAAACGGCTCAGGCTAATTTTAAAGCAGCAGCAGCGCAAGTAGCACAGGCTCAATCTTCATTAGGCTCTTCAAAGATCAATGCCAACTTTACCTATATCAAAGCTCCTGTGAGCGGATATATCGGAAGAATTCCGAACAGAGTAGGTAACCTGATCAGTCCTTCTGATGCAACACCGCTCACGACGCTTTCAAACATCAACACAGTCAATGTATATTTCTCAATGAATGAAGCTGATTTTATAGCACACAGCAGAGCTGCAACCGCAGGAAATAAGACAGAAAATGTCGAATTAATTCTGGCAGACGGCTCCAAATACGGATTACCCGGAAAACTGGAAAGTGCCAGCGGAAACTTCGACAGAACCACCGGAAGTATCCAGATGAAAGCTGTTTTCCAGAACCCTGATAAATTGTTAAGGTCTGGAGGAACAGGAAGGGTGATGATACACAATGCATTGGACGGAGTGGTTAAACTTCCTAAAACTTCTGTGAAAGATATTCAGGATAAATTCTTTGTCTATAAACTGGAAGGCAAAGATAAGGTGAAGATGACCCAGATCAAGGTGTCCGGAAGTACTTCCCAGGATTACTTTATCAGAGAAGGAGTGAATGCAGGAGATAAAATTGCCATCAACAGGATC encodes the following:
- a CDS encoding efflux RND transporter periplasmic adaptor subunit, with amino-acid sequence MNYRKGYLALPLIAAAILYSCGSGNAQENSQQMPALPTDFIQVKSGDEDVSTGYPGSIEGQDNVEIKAQITGYLEAVYIKEGQYVTKGQTLFRINPSVYNEQVNTNQAALKAALAAQETARLEVEKLKPLVEGKVVSDMQLKTAQANFKAAAAQVAQAQSSLGSSKINANFTYIKAPVSGYIGRIPNRVGNLISPSDATPLTTLSNINTVNVYFSMNEADFIAHSRAATAGNKTENVELILADGSKYGLPGKLESASGNFDRTTGSIQMKAVFQNPDKLLRSGGTGRVMIHNALDGVVKLPKTSVKDIQDKFFVYKLEGKDKVKMTQIKVSGSTSQDYFIREGVNAGDKIAINRIDALTDGAQVVAKVMPSK